In a single window of the Pseudomonas entomophila genome:
- the cobO gene encoding cob(I)yrinic acid a,c-diamide adenosyltransferase, which produces MSESTDRDERHLARMQRKKAIIDERIANSPNECGLLLVLTGNGKGKSSSAFGMLARALGHGMHCGVVQFIKGRNSTGEELFFRRFPEQVRYHVMGEGFTWETQDRQRDIAAAEAAWAVSRQLLQDPSIQFVVLDELNIALKHGYLDLDQVLSDIQARPPMQHVIVTGRAAKPEMIELADTVTEMGMLKHAFQAGIRAQKGVEL; this is translated from the coding sequence ATGAGCGAATCCACCGACCGCGACGAACGCCACCTGGCGCGCATGCAGCGCAAGAAGGCGATCATCGACGAACGCATCGCCAATTCCCCCAACGAGTGTGGCCTGCTGCTGGTGCTGACCGGCAATGGCAAGGGCAAAAGCAGCTCGGCCTTCGGCATGCTCGCCCGCGCGTTGGGGCATGGCATGCACTGCGGCGTGGTGCAGTTCATCAAGGGCCGCAACAGCACTGGCGAAGAGTTGTTCTTCCGGCGTTTTCCCGAGCAGGTGCGCTATCACGTGATGGGCGAGGGGTTCACTTGGGAGACCCAGGACCGTCAGCGCGACATCGCCGCCGCCGAGGCCGCCTGGGCCGTGTCGCGCCAGTTGCTGCAGGACCCGTCGATCCAGTTCGTCGTGCTCGATGAGCTGAACATCGCCCTCAAGCACGGCTACCTCGACCTCGACCAGGTGCTTTCGGACATCCAGGCCCGTCCGCCGATGCAACATGTAATCGTCACTGGCCGTGCAGCCAAGCCCGAGATGATCGAGCTGGCTGACACCGTGACCGAGATGGGCATGCTCAAGCATGCGTTCCAGGCCGGTATCCGCGCGCAGAAGGGCGTTGAACTGTGA